aTTCACCACGTAAGAAAGAACACGTTTCACAATCATGTTTATAGCTATAATTGTCTATCCAATGACATAGAGATAGTAATTGACTTTTATAAAATCCAATGTCATAATTAATTTCTTCGATAACATTTTTGTAGGAATTGATATACTCTTCTAACCTCTCAATATAAGTTTCCGTggtattcaaagtttaaaaaaaaaaaaaaaaaccttccttGAAGATAAAACTCAAAATTCAGCCTTTAAGTGTTATTTTTGCAGAAAACGGGCTACAAAATCAGATGCAAAACGTCAACTTAGCAAAGTAGGGTACAATTGAAAATTGCTGACCGGCAAGGTTGATGATGTGGCAATGATGTGTACCCACCTCTAATAGAAAATGCTACTTATTTGAATTTACTTATCACTCTGGTAAGTAAACTTTGTTAATATTTACTTCCTTGTACTAATCTCACTGCTCATGTTTTGTCTGTTATTAGCTTGTGAAGTTAAAAATTTATGCTTTCTGCTTCTATATGCAGGGTAGAGTATCAACTTCCAAACCTTATTGTTGGAGCAATAACTAAAGAAAGCTTGTATAATGCTTTTGAAAATGGGATCACAGCAGAGCAGGTGAGCTTTTATTTAGAATGGATGGGCCCAGCAGGTCAATAGTAGATTATTTGGCTGAAGAATATAACCCGGATCAAGAACTTATAAATAAGGCCAAACTCATGAAAAGTGTCAGGCTTGCAGATAGCAGTTTTATCTTTACTACTATTACAAACCGAGAATTATGTTAGGCAAAAGGCCTTTGAGGGTGCTTATAGGTCCTGAAATATTGTGAATCTAACATTTTGTTCTCTTGTTTGTTTCTGATTTGCCATTTTGAAAAGTATCATGTTTCAATTTTCACTTAAACCTCTTTGTTTGCAGATAATTTCTTTTCTTCAGCAGAATGCTCATCCTCGTGTTGCAGAGAGAATACTTCTGTTCCTGAAAATGTCACAGACCAGGTCATAATGATTTTCTATCTTCAAATACTTGTCAACTGAAATATTTTTTCTCCTGTCATTGCATTCAAGTTTAAATATGCAATGATATATAATATCTTATTCTTTCTTATTGTATATTTCCTAATATTTCAAAATGCGTTCTTTTTGTGCAGATAAGACACTGGGAATCAGATCTGAACAGGGCTGAGATGACCCCAGCACATTTCTATGATGAATTCCCCTCTAGGGTAAGTGAAGCATCTTATTTTGGCTGTTAatttgctcatgcctctttatgTTCTCATGTTATATCTCATTATCCACCAGGACGTGTTGGAGGCTGCTTGTGACTTTGCTCAAGAGTGGAGTGGCTTACTCTGGGAGGATTCAAAGAAAATGCGCATGGTAGTTAAGGCAGAAATTCACATGCACATGAGAGAGTTTCTTCGTGGACAAAAGTAGGAAGTTAAATGTGAATATTGAACTGATCAGATGAGTTTTACATCAAATTTTTCAGGAGTCACCAAAATGTATTACCAAGAAAgaggagaagagaagaaaaggaaagaatcaAATATCATACACGTTCAGAATCTTGGGAAGCCCCCAAAACCAACTTAAAAGTTTTTATTACATTTAGTCAAACATACTTCAAAAGGTTGATATGGTCTTGTCAGTGTCTTCTCTTATTTATCCTTCAAAATCATTCAGTCATGTGAGTTTTGACTAAATTAGGGGGAAAAAAATTGCATCAAAACATATTGGGAAAATTAATATTTGGTCcttattttaatgaaactaatgaATTAGTCgctctattttttaaaaatatattatttagtctttttatcTTTTTAGGCGTTAAACTATTTAATCCTTTGTGttattttaaagattttttttttcagtttaatTATTTGATATCTGTAATttaaataagataattatttaGTCATTATAATTTTAAACTCATTAACTATTCAGTCTCTCGTTATAATTATTCTCTTTCAACTTGCTTGATTGACAAAAAAATTATTAGGAGGGAAGAATAATTCACggactaaaaataaaatattttcaaaataaagggACCGGGTAATTAATTTCATTGCAatgtaagaattaaataataattttggcaaatatatttttatttgacGAATCAGAATTTACTTATAATATCTGCAAGtccttcaaaactcaaaatatgagATTAGAAATGTTGCTGCCCAGGATCGAACTGGGGACCTTCAGTGTGTAAGACTGACGTGATAACCACTACACCACAGCAACCCTGCGCTAATTTTCTGTTACAACtgctttatatatattttttttattaggatTCGTCCCACTGCTTCGGCAAACGACAAACACAATGAGGATTCGCTATCGGTACTCTGCGGAGTGGAAAGTGAGCCAAGCTAAGAATTGGGAAGTATACAGGAGTTTTCAAGAAATTTCCTAGCTCACCAGCACTAGGCCAAAGGACTAGAACCGGATCGAGGGTctttagatttaattttaattaaatttaataaatttttttttttgaagggaaAATTCTGAACTAGACCACCTCAACTCACCATCATCAAATTATAGCTTAACTTTATAATGTTCTTTGGGTCTATGAAAATGAAATCTTAATCATTTGGTTCCATTAGAATTTTTTGTCATATAACTTTATAATAGAAATTTTCTTTAGTTAATTACTTTTACTGCTTTATCTTTGATCAACCAATACTCATCTCAAATTCAAATTTGCTTACATGAAATGACTTCTGCAAGTGTATTGGAGTATTTAAGAGAAATGGCAAGCATTGCAAAGACTTTGCTGAGGTCAATACTGAAAATGGTAAATTCAGTAATGGAAATAGTTGGGATTGCAATGATTCTATATGGTCTTTGGATGGCTAGAGTCTGGCAAACAGATATGGAAGGCTCATCTATTGATGGTTATGACTCTACTGCTCCATGTTACCTCTTTATCTTCAGCAAGTTTTTCACTTATGCTTCTTGTTCTGTTCATTTTTCTCTTTCTGAAGCTGGAACTCactagcatatatatatatatactcccaTAAATTCCAGGTTTATATACACTTTTCTTAGCGTTGGCATTACTTTGTGCGTTGTAACTTGCATAGTCCATATTTCTGCAGATAGCTCAAATGGTTTATACCTCTCTTGCGTATCCTTTTTCACCCTTCATAGGGTGTGAAATGAGTTGAGCCAATTGTGAGCTACTTGAGTTCGGCTCAAAAAATACTTGAAATTTTTTTGAGTTGAAGTAATTAGAAGAGATTTGAATTAAGAGTCTGagttttaaattttagaatcgagtcGAGCTTGAACTTTACATTGTATTGACTCTATTCAATTAGATTGATGCAATTCAAACAACATATATTAAACAAAATCATGCCCatgttaaaaattttttctttttctaattaccTTAATAGAAGATGCAGTATACAGTTATTATCTCTGTGCTTCTCTTGTTGGAAACAGCAGTTGCAGCTGATATACTCCTTAATTCTGAGTGGGAAAAGGTACATCACTTACCTCATTGAGCTTGATCCCCTCTATTTTTCTTCCACTAAATATCCAATTTGACTCAATGTTGATCTATCAGGATTTACCTGAGGATCCAACGGGAAGATTCCATGATTCCAAAAAACTTGTGGACTCAAATTTTGATATCTTCAAATGCATAGGTTTGTTAATAGTCTTACTTGGGTAGTTTGTGTTCTTGTTTTAGTTAATTTTCTTGTCAATCTGATCAGGGTTTCCAACTGCAGGGATCTTGCAACTTATTGGCAATGGCTTTGAGAGCTCTTGGACTAAATTATGGATCCAACTATGATATGATGATGAATACCCTCCAACCAGGCTTCCACTAATTAATCACCATTTACAGCCACCTTCATTTGTTGTTGGAGATTCACACTTCGTCACCAAGAATGATGCATGGAATGTAGGGATTCATTCTCAGGTCACTTGCAAGGCTTTTCAAATGCATAGCTTATTTTGGTAGACATATATGttgctttctctttttttttgggTATTTATGGTCAAGTATTCTTGTGTTAGCTTATGTGAGACTAAATATCTTACTCAGATATCTTTAAGGTGCACTTCCCACGTTAGCCTGTTTAACTTAAATACATTTCTTTTAATCCCATGTAGACAGACAAGTGAGCAAAAAAACTGGAGAACAGCATGCTGTCGTTGAGATGAAGGATTCACTTAGAAAATCAAATATTAGACACGAAAATGGAATTGATGAAGATTGCAGAATTTTGTTGAAGTAAATGCTGGCCACTGTTGTATTAAGGAGTGGGATTTATTTGTTTCCGACCACCACACACTTTCCAATTACAGTTTGATGGACCGAACTTATAAGCCCACACCAACTGTTTTTCAAAGCTTTGTTTTGGAATGACTTGCTTCAGCCCAGAACCAGGCCCACACCAGAGTTTGGTTCATGTTAGTTAtttgaaaattaataatttttatacacAAGTTTTTaagtataaaattataaaatttttattccctATGTCCCCAAGCTTGCAGCATGACCAAGAAATAAGGCCTTTCACTCTACAATAATTAGTACAAGCATGCTTTTATGTATACACAAGTACAGAGCATAGTGGCATCTTTTATGTTTTGGGGACATAACACGCATTATAAAGCTATTTGCAAACGAAGAATAAAtaataaactcaaattttcagCCCCAGACTacagcaaaatttcaaatttgttaCAGACTATAGATTGTTTTTAGTATCCCATTGCCAACAAGAGGAGGGGAAAAACTAAAAAGAACTGACAAAGATGGGGAGCAACTACTCAGATTTCTTTGTAGTAGTTGACACCTTTCTCTTCATTCGGCTGTAGGGCCCAACTGTCCGGTCcataatatacatatatatgactTGGCTCCAAGATTTGTACGAGTCTAAACCTTCATAATATTCTGGTGCAATTTCCTTCACCTTGTGAAGCTTGCTACCAGGGATCCTTGGGAAATCATGATGCTCATTATGGTACCCCACATGCCAAGTTAGAAAATTCAGGGGGCCATAATAGGAATACGTTTCTTGCTCTGGCTTGAAGACATAATGTTCTGAGATGAAATGACCAGCCATGGGGTGCATCCCACCTCCAACAAATGTGGAAAGGATCAAATAAGCAAAAGACCTCCTGCCCCAAAAATAAACCATGGCCACATCCAGAGCTATCTGAATAAAAAGGTTGATGAATTCCCAATAACCAGGGGGCTTAGGTTTGAGAAACAGAGGCCTCAGAGCATAGAAGAAGAGTTGGAAGATAACCCATATAGATTTTGTGACAACATTCGTCACAAGATGGCCTTCAACATGGCTGGGGACGTCCATATCAATCCCATCTACTCCTTGGAAGCGATGGTGTTCAAGATGATACTTCTGGAAGGTTACAGACATGGGTATACCAATTGGTAGGTTAGCAAAAATCCCAAGCCAACGGTTGTAAACAGGAGTTGAGAAAGCAAGATTGTGACTGAGCTCATGTATGGCTAAGAAAAGATTGTGGTTGAGAAAAGAGCCAAAGAAGTAGGCTATTGCCAATATCTTAAGCCAGCCAGCATCATGAAGTAATGTGGCCGTCCAAAGTTGAAGCAAAACAACCACTGTAACCTGAAACACCCAAAAGTTTGAGACCATGAACCATATTATGAAAAAAGAAAGGAATAATCAATATGCACAATTTCAATACAACAATAATTCAAATACAACAAATTGCCTAAATTTCAGCATAAGCAGCGCTCATCATTaattatgatttctcatttgtttTAAAGTTCTTTTTGCACAACAAAAAATTGAAATCATTCAGAGATATTGCTAAACAATAATAGCAATACCTATTCATTTACTTGGTAAAATTTGGGCCTACAACCTGTTAAACCAACCTACACAAGGAAATGAGTGGAAGGCAGTGTAAGGTCTAAACCAGAAACCTTTTCTTGTCCTCATGAGGAAAAAGGAACAAAATAAGTGCTTTAATATATCCATTTTGATATCTCATAAAACATGAGAAAAGTGCATAAATTTGGTCAAAGTAATACTCTTGTTTGGTTGAAACTAAAGAAGGTGAAAAGCAGTAAGCACATGTAGAAATATCTGAATTACTTAACAAATGTCAACAAAAATTTTAGCTTGAATTTCCAATGTCAAACTGAAGGTAAtgtgatgcatttctaattttctATGTTACGGAAAACAAATTCTAGTCCAATCAGAAACAATCTAGGTCTTCTGCACATTATTGCACCCTTCTTAGTTAGTTACAATAACAAGATTAATCTTGCATGCAGAACAAGTAATTTGAAAAGAAAAAGGAGTCAATTTTCTCATGCTCCTAACTGCATTAGAAAACAAGTCAAATTAATATCAGGCGCCAAAGAAAAGTTACAAAATAAGATTTACTCTTAACCAAACATATAAAATAACTTGACTCTTTATCAAGAAACTGATATAAATTTCAATTGAACATTTACAACATGGGGCAAAAGAGAGAGATTGCAGAATGAACTACTGCAAGGTCTATAATTCAAACAATGAAATTGGCTTAATGCTCGCTAATAGGAATTGACAATTGACAAATAAGTAATGTTTGTTCTTAACTCACTAGACATTCATCAGGAGATATTGgcaaatgaacaaaaaaaaaaaaaaattgaggcacaatacaagaaaaaaaaaaacgttACACAAATCTAAACCAAACAACAAACGTCTCTATACAATCAGCAAAAGGCAGAATCTCCATGAAAAGCTATAAAGGAAGGAAAGGGTAAAATGAATTGGAGTATACAATCAAATAACATGACAGAGAACAAAATTCACAGCTTTATGGAGGTAAACAATTCACCAAAGAAGTGAACAATTCACATGAACCACCCAAATCAAGCGAGGAATCCCACGTACATTATCTCAGAtccaaaccaaaaaaaaaaataaaaataaaacaaaataaaataaaaaaggcaGACAATGGAGatagggaaagagagagagaaacaaACCTTGAGGAAAGCCAAGGGGTCAGGGCCAAAGAGTTCCTTGATTTGAGGGTATTGAGAGAGGATCTGTCTTCTCCTCGAAGCATGAGGTTCATCCGTGTATGACCAGAAGAAGTCTGTAGCCATTACTCCCTCCTCCTGGTGCTCATGCTtgtcctctctcatctctccccCTCTGCCCATTTTCCCCGTCTCCCTCTTCTGCTTCCAATTCCTCTACCTCTCTCTCGTTACGCGTCTATTTTTCTCGTTTTTCTTCTCGCAGAAAGATATTATTTATTTCCCTCCCCTCTCTTCTGGCGTTTCCTTCCCTTCGGTAGCGGCTTAAAACCAGGAGGATGGGGGAGACAGGCTTCAGCCATGAGGCAaaattattcaaaaaaaaaaaaaaaaagactgtaATTCAGTGTCGCGACGCGCACCTGAACATGTGcaatttaatcaatttaatcGCTTTAATCACCTTCCATTCCATGCGGTTGTGGAGTTTGGAGTGGTAGTTAATTCGTAAAACACGACGTCGTACAATCCACTCCCTACAAAAAATTTAGGGTCAGGTCTAGAGCTAATAGGAGTAATGTTGTTGCGGTTTTTTAAATCTGAATAAAAAATTTGTGACCATATTGGTTTCGGCTCATACATGAAAGAGTGAGATGGTGtcctaattataaatttaattaaagtgtTAATAAGTAATTTATaagtaattaatatatttaataaaaaataatttataattacacttaatattaaaattattaaaaagaatATTATATgagataattttaaaaattaaaaaaatacttaGTAAAATATTTAGTCtactttataaatataaaatttacaaatattaaaataaaaagttgGTCATATTAAATTTCACTTTGGCCACTAAAATTTATTTCTTGTTTCCGTCATTGtcccaactttttttttttacttgtaaactcaacttaaaattttaaaaattattataaataaataaataaatttttttaaaacttaTAAGTCAATTtggttaatttataaattaaaataaatatcctCTTAATTTAAATAATGAGTCCCAATTTCattacacaatttaaaatttaatctgatttaaatgaatttaattttttttaaatagaatttaactaaaataaataaaacatttaaACTCAATtcgataaatataattttaaatttcaactataattcaaaaaaattaatgaaacgggaaataaaaatcaattaattgttttaattataaaataataaaaatatacttTAAATAAGCTTAATTAAATCTAACAGTCGGTCTACTATATTTAAAAATTGttctattttaatattataatactgaattttaacttaataaattatttaaattcatctcaatttaattaaattaattttcaatatttttcgaGCTATTCTTGCCTACTGTAGCAATTGACTTGTACGCGCTAAAAGAGAAGCTGAGAGTGTGGAACCCTGCGCCAGCCTGCCAGGTTTTAAAGGTTGGAAACGAAGCGTAGTGACCAACAGCTTCAATTCGTTTGTTTTCCAGCAGTTTCAGTTTGTTTATCCCACAGGCCGAACGTGAAATGAGGCCCCACTTCTCGTCTTTTTATTAATTTAGAGCTCAGATGCAATTTCATGGACGATGGTGATTAGTTCCTATGCCTTTCCTTCAGGAGGATCTGAGGACTCTTTAATTCCTCCgaaaaagggaaaataaaatgaaagtgaTCGACAGCTTAAGATGGCTATCACTGCATTTGCTGGGATCACGATGTTGTGAGAGGAGAAATTGAAATGCTTTCTATACAAGAATGTACAATTTTGCTTTAGATACAATTTACGAATCCCATCTCTATCCATACCTCAACTTCACCAACTACTTAAGTC
The Hevea brasiliensis isolate MT/VB/25A 57/8 chromosome 18, ASM3005281v1, whole genome shotgun sequence genome window above contains:
- the LOC110635114 gene encoding sphingolipid delta(4)-desaturase DES1-like, producing the protein MGRGGEMREDKHEHQEEGVMATDFFWSYTDEPHASRRRQILSQYPQIKELFGPDPLAFLKVTVVVLLQLWTATLLHDAGWLKILAIAYFFGSFLNHNLFLAIHELSHNLAFSTPVYNRWLGIFANLPIGIPMSVTFQKYHLEHHRFQGVDGIDMDVPSHVEGHLVTNVVTKSIWVIFQLFFYALRPLFLKPKPPGYWEFINLFIQIALDVAMVYFWGRRSFAYLILSTFVGGGMHPMAGHFISEHYVFKPEQETYSYYGPLNFLTWHVGYHNEHHDFPRIPGSKLHKVKEIAPEYYEGLDSYKSWSQVIYMYIMDRTVGPYSRMKRKVSTTTKKSE